From Acinetobacter suaedae, one genomic window encodes:
- a CDS encoding DUF1850 domain-containing protein, producing the protein MKIISAASAALFCLAFGIVLLVSYPIANTHVMSEKHNCIIREADFNLQWRHSVEKTIWRESYHREKNAFRLVYTDLISFGAGTPSDYPIISQKDGVVRMAVNQKLKEINWTVSRNMQGQLSWNNTTWAIANELPDYSLVQFKSTYTPLWKIWWLGECR; encoded by the coding sequence ATGAAAATTATAAGTGCAGCTTCGGCTGCACTTTTCTGTTTAGCCTTCGGTATTGTTTTATTGGTCAGTTATCCGATTGCAAATACACATGTGATGAGTGAAAAACATAATTGCATCATTCGTGAAGCTGACTTTAACTTGCAATGGCGACATTCTGTCGAAAAAACAATATGGCGGGAAAGTTATCATCGTGAAAAAAATGCATTCCGTTTGGTCTATACCGATCTAATTTCTTTTGGCGCTGGTACACCAAGCGATTACCCTATTATTTCTCAAAAAGATGGCGTGGTCAGAATGGCTGTAAACCAAAAACTTAAAGAGATTAATTGGACTGTTTCACGAAATATGCAAGGTCAACTGTCCTGGAACAATACGACATGGGCGATTGCAAATGAACTGCCTGATTATAGCCTTGTGCAGTTTAAGAGTACGTACACACCATTATGGAAGATCTGGTGGTTAGGAGAATGTAGATGA
- a CDS encoding TRAP transporter permease codes for MNKPDNSATPEQDDQAKQKELLEKFDKESVTRTPKQKSVALFITVLAICYSLFHLFITYNPLPELIQRSAHVSIGLALIFLLYPARQSSDRQHIAWYDWILMLASFASLGYLWIEYQNIMTSRGGIPNTLDIVFAIMTVVLVIEAARRIMGWMLPILGLVFLAYPFISHFNWMPDRLLTRPYSVSDIFGQMYLKTEGLYSSAIGASVTFIFLFILFGSFLAKSGMGKLFNDLAMALAGHKQGGPAKVAVISSGFMGSINGTAVANVVGTGSFTIPLMKKIGYQKNFAGAVEASASVGGQILPPIMGASAFIMAETTGVSYGTIALAAVLPALLYYLGVISQVHFRAGRDNLKGLPKADLPRVKEVLKERGHLLIPIVALVFFLFQSMPVSYAAVYTILLTIVVANLRKTTRMGFKQILEALADGAKQSLSVMSACAVVGLIIGVVSLTSFGSVMTSYIMSVGAGNLFLTLLFTMVASMILGMGLPSIPAYIITATMAAPALAHFDVPILVAHMFVFYFGLFANITPPVALAAFAGAGISGGDPMKTGFQALKLSLAGFIVPFLFVYNPAMLMIDTTNIALNAREFALPPIWSIVSITVTSIVGILALGAAVEGYFKTSMNLVWRLILGIGALLMIMPEGRTDLIGIVMVGLSIAMNILQAKKESPSSSNI; via the coding sequence ATGAATAAACCCGATAACAGTGCAACACCAGAACAGGATGATCAAGCCAAACAAAAAGAATTATTAGAAAAGTTTGATAAGGAATCGGTTACACGCACACCCAAGCAGAAATCTGTTGCTCTCTTTATTACCGTTTTAGCAATTTGTTATTCACTCTTTCATTTATTTATTACCTACAACCCGTTACCTGAACTAATCCAACGCTCAGCACACGTGTCTATCGGTTTAGCACTAATTTTCTTACTCTATCCAGCACGACAAAGTAGTGATCGACAGCATATTGCATGGTATGACTGGATTTTAATGTTAGCCTCCTTTGCCTCACTAGGCTATTTATGGATTGAATATCAAAACATCATGACCTCTCGTGGTGGTATTCCCAATACGTTAGATATCGTGTTTGCAATCATGACGGTTGTGTTAGTCATTGAAGCGGCACGACGAATCATGGGCTGGATGCTTCCAATTTTAGGGTTGGTTTTTCTCGCCTATCCATTTATTAGTCATTTTAATTGGATGCCTGACCGTTTACTCACTCGACCATATAGTGTGAGCGATATTTTTGGTCAAATGTATTTAAAAACTGAGGGCTTGTATTCATCAGCCATCGGTGCATCGGTCACGTTCATTTTCTTATTTATCCTATTTGGATCATTTCTTGCCAAATCTGGTATGGGCAAACTGTTCAATGATCTCGCAATGGCTTTAGCAGGTCATAAACAAGGTGGTCCTGCAAAGGTTGCTGTGATTTCTAGTGGATTTATGGGCAGTATTAACGGTACAGCAGTCGCAAATGTGGTGGGAACAGGCTCCTTCACCATTCCGTTAATGAAGAAAATTGGCTATCAAAAGAATTTTGCGGGTGCGGTGGAAGCCAGTGCCTCGGTTGGTGGACAAATTCTCCCACCAATTATGGGCGCGAGTGCGTTCATTATGGCTGAAACAACAGGAGTCAGCTATGGCACTATTGCTCTTGCTGCTGTACTCCCTGCATTGCTCTATTATCTTGGGGTAATCTCCCAAGTGCACTTCCGTGCAGGTCGAGATAATTTAAAAGGCTTGCCTAAAGCTGACCTTCCTCGCGTTAAAGAAGTATTAAAAGAACGCGGACATTTACTGATTCCAATCGTGGCTTTAGTCTTTTTCTTATTTCAATCTATGCCTGTCAGTTATGCAGCCGTCTACACGATTCTTTTAACAATCGTAGTTGCCAATCTCCGCAAAACCACGCGTATGGGATTCAAACAGATTTTAGAGGCGCTTGCTGATGGTGCAAAACAATCCTTATCAGTGATGTCTGCCTGTGCGGTGGTTGGTTTGATTATTGGTGTAGTGAGCTTAACCAGCTTCGGATCGGTCATGACCTCTTATATCATGAGTGTTGGCGCAGGAAATCTGTTCCTGACCTTATTATTTACTATGGTCGCTTCCATGATTTTAGGTATGGGGCTACCTTCTATTCCAGCTTATATTATCACTGCAACAATGGCTGCTCCTGCTTTGGCCCATTTTGATGTGCCTATCCTCGTTGCTCATATGTTCGTTTTCTATTTTGGATTATTTGCCAATATTACCCCACCTGTTGCTTTAGCAGCTTTTGCTGGTGCAGGTATTTCGGGTGGTGATCCGATGAAGACTGGTTTTCAGGCACTCAAATTGTCTCTAGCAGGCTTTATCGTACCTTTCTTGTTTGTCTATAATCCTGCAATGCTAATGATTGATACGACCAATATTGCATTGAATGCACGCGAGTTTGCGCTTCCACCAATCTGGAGTATTGTCAGTATTACGGTTACATCAATTGTCGGTATTTTGGCTTTAGGTGCTGCAGTAGAGGGTTATTTTAAAACCTCAATGAATCTAGTTTGGCGTTTAATTTTAGGGATCGGTGCGTTGCTGATGATTATGCCTGAGGGCAGAACTGATCTGATCGGAATAGTGATGGTCGGTCTTTCAATTGCAATGAATATTTTACAAGCCAAGAAAGAAAGTCCATCATCTTCGAACATTTAA
- a CDS encoding 5'-methylthioadenosine/S-adenosylhomocysteine nucleosidase, whose amino-acid sequence MFFKRFMTMVALCGGILVAGCNDGQSSKNNNIAEQTSLQPIVIQGALPVESERMAAKLDKVTVETIGGWTFWKGTYNGYPMIISKTRMGMSNSAAATAIAIQKYQPIAIINQGTSGGHDPELNVFDIVLGKYTTNIGAFRTPQQPIGGGSDALTWHEAFDVLPEDESDPEPIAIRKFEGDQALLVAAYKAKVNYTKGRVVEGTIGSADVWNNELDRIKFFHNTYGTSVEEMEAASVAQIAHQFNVPFLGIRILSNNITNNGAYDPATGEACQDYVLDVAEQYMKAKSESK is encoded by the coding sequence ATGTTCTTTAAACGTTTTATGACGATGGTCGCATTATGCGGTGGGATATTGGTTGCTGGATGTAATGATGGTCAGTCTTCAAAAAATAATAACATCGCTGAGCAAACCTCATTACAACCTATCGTGATCCAAGGTGCATTGCCAGTTGAATCTGAACGTATGGCTGCAAAGTTGGATAAAGTAACTGTCGAAACCATTGGCGGGTGGACGTTTTGGAAAGGTACCTACAACGGCTATCCAATGATTATTTCTAAAACACGTATGGGGATGAGTAACTCGGCAGCAGCGACTGCGATCGCCATTCAAAAGTACCAGCCGATAGCTATTATTAACCAAGGGACATCTGGTGGTCATGATCCTGAATTAAACGTTTTTGATATTGTTCTCGGAAAATATACGACCAATATTGGTGCATTCAGAACACCACAACAACCGATTGGTGGTGGATCTGATGCATTAACATGGCATGAAGCGTTTGATGTGTTGCCGGAAGATGAGTCTGATCCTGAACCAATTGCTATACGCAAGTTCGAAGGTGATCAAGCATTATTAGTTGCGGCTTATAAAGCTAAAGTGAATTATACAAAAGGGAGAGTAGTGGAAGGAACGATTGGTTCTGCAGATGTTTGGAATAATGAATTGGATCGAATTAAATTTTTCCATAACACATATGGAACTTCAGTTGAAGAAATGGAAGCTGCATCAGTTGCGCAAATTGCTCATCAATTCAATGTACCATTTCTTGGGATTCGGATTTTATCTAATAATATAACCAATAACGGTGCTTATGATCCTGCGACAGGTGAAGCATGTCAGGACTATGTATTAGATGTTGCAGAACAATACATGAAAGCAAAAAGCGAGTCGAAATAA
- the apbC gene encoding iron-sulfur cluster carrier protein ApbC yields MSWLSSLKSVFSPAQEVKEDEIQTVLQNYVLPNSENALKDRISQVNVQGRILQLTINTYPQEKDYLQQIHDELADALEKCGIQELNLHIIQQKHAAHGEAGHSCSSQPKAENNSKLPPVMDASPKAEEDPNNPPIQKAAPQQRDVAPHPRIQNVILVSSGKGGVGKSTTTVNLALALQKLGLKVGVLDADIYGPSIPTMLGNAGLTPQIENEHFVPLDAYGMAVISIGHLIGANNTPVAWRGPKATGALMQLFNQTLWPDLDVLVIDMPPGTGDIQLTLAQRIPVTGAVIVTTPQNVALMDAVKGIELFNKVNIPVLGVIENMSTHICSNCGYEEQIFGIGGGDQLSEQYHIPLLGRLPLDAKIREHADNGQPSVVVQDDAAESYMNIAETVLEQMKKLPQRQRDDKRIF; encoded by the coding sequence ATGTCGTGGCTTTCTTCCTTAAAATCTGTTTTTTCACCAGCTCAAGAGGTGAAGGAAGACGAAATTCAAACAGTGCTACAAAATTATGTTTTGCCCAATTCTGAAAATGCTTTAAAAGATCGAATTAGCCAAGTCAATGTACAAGGTCGTATTTTACAACTGACCATCAATACTTATCCGCAAGAAAAAGATTATTTGCAACAAATCCATGATGAGCTTGCAGATGCTTTGGAGAAATGTGGAATCCAAGAACTGAATTTACATATTATTCAACAAAAACATGCTGCACATGGAGAGGCTGGGCATAGCTGTTCATCTCAACCAAAAGCTGAAAATAATAGTAAATTACCACCTGTGATGGATGCTTCTCCAAAAGCTGAAGAAGATCCTAATAATCCTCCCATTCAGAAAGCTGCACCACAGCAGCGTGATGTTGCACCACATCCACGTATTCAAAATGTTATTTTGGTGTCCTCGGGTAAAGGTGGTGTAGGTAAATCAACGACCACTGTAAACTTAGCTTTGGCATTACAAAAACTTGGTTTGAAAGTTGGTGTCCTTGATGCGGATATCTATGGCCCGAGTATTCCAACCATGTTAGGAAATGCAGGACTTACACCACAAATTGAAAATGAACATTTTGTTCCTTTAGATGCCTATGGCATGGCTGTCATTTCGATTGGTCATCTTATTGGGGCAAATAATACTCCAGTGGCTTGGCGTGGACCTAAAGCGACGGGTGCACTAATGCAATTATTCAATCAAACATTATGGCCTGATTTAGATGTGTTAGTGATTGATATGCCACCAGGTACAGGTGATATCCAACTCACATTAGCACAGCGTATTCCTGTAACTGGGGCAGTGATTGTTACGACACCACAGAATGTTGCGCTCATGGATGCTGTGAAAGGGATTGAGTTATTTAACAAAGTGAATATTCCAGTATTGGGTGTGATTGAAAATATGTCGACGCATATTTGCTCAAACTGTGGTTACGAGGAACAAATTTTTGGAATTGGTGGTGGTGATCAGCTTTCAGAGCAATATCATATCCCGTTATTAGGGCGTTTACCTTTAGATGCAAAAATTCGTGAACATGCGGATAACGGTCAACCTAGTGTCGTTGTTCAAGATGATGCAGCAGAAAGTTATATGAATATTGCAGAAACTGTATTAGAGCAAATGAAGAAATTGCCACAGCGTCAGCGAGACGATAAGCGTATTTTCTAA
- the metG gene encoding methionine--tRNA ligase yields the protein MRKILVTNALPYANGPIHMGHLLGYIQADIWVRAMRAMGHDVTYVCADDAHGTAIMLRAEANGISPEAQIANVQKEHIRDFDGFGVHFDHYDSTHSDANKARASEIYIKNREAGNIAVRPVTQLFDPEKGMFLSDRFIKGTCPKCKSEDQYGDACEVCGTTYNATELLNPRSTLSGATPVEKSSDHYFFKLPNFSEYLQKWTRDQGRLPVSIANKLDEWFEAGLSDWDISRDAPYFGFEIPDAPNKYFYVWVDAPIGYMSSFENYIKTKRPDLSFDDFWKKDSDKEVYHFIGKDIVYFHALFWPAMLEGANYRTPSGLFVNGFLTVNGQKMSKSRGTFIKAETYLQHLNPEYLRYYFASKLSDKVEDSDLNLDDFVQKVNSDLVGKVVNIASRCAKFINSNFNNTLSNTCVEPELVQSFIDAGDSIAQAYEAREFSAAIREIMALADKANQYIDEKKPWALAKQEGQEQQVHDVCSVGINLFRQLAIYLAPVLPTLAAQVQAFLQLESFDFASRQKILVAHEIAQFQPLMQRVDPKAVAAMVDASKDSLAAAAEAPKVEKKKEKKAEKKPEPKVGEAEIIGIEDFMKVDLRVAEVLEAATVEGSDKLLQLTLNVGEAEPRNVFSGIREFYQPEDLKGKLVVMVANLAPRKMRFGISNGMVLAAGNGEGVWVISPESGAKAGDKVS from the coding sequence GTGCGTAAAATTTTAGTCACCAATGCCCTCCCTTATGCCAATGGTCCTATCCATATGGGTCACTTACTCGGTTATATCCAAGCAGATATTTGGGTTCGTGCGATGCGTGCAATGGGTCATGACGTGACTTACGTATGTGCGGATGATGCTCATGGTACAGCGATCATGTTACGTGCTGAAGCAAACGGCATCAGTCCTGAAGCACAAATTGCCAATGTTCAAAAAGAACACATTCGTGATTTCGACGGTTTTGGTGTGCATTTTGATCATTATGATTCAACACATAGTGATGCAAACAAAGCGCGTGCATCTGAGATTTATATCAAAAACCGTGAAGCAGGCAATATCGCGGTTCGCCCTGTCACTCAATTATTTGATCCTGAAAAAGGCATGTTCTTGTCTGACCGTTTCATTAAAGGCACATGCCCAAAATGTAAATCAGAAGATCAATACGGCGATGCGTGTGAAGTGTGTGGCACAACTTACAATGCAACTGAATTACTCAATCCACGCTCAACGTTGAGCGGTGCGACACCTGTTGAGAAATCATCAGACCATTATTTCTTTAAACTTCCAAATTTCTCAGAATACTTACAGAAATGGACGCGTGACCAAGGTCGCCTACCTGTTTCGATTGCCAACAAACTAGATGAGTGGTTTGAAGCAGGTTTATCAGATTGGGATATTTCGCGTGATGCGCCTTATTTCGGTTTTGAAATCCCAGATGCGCCAAACAAATATTTCTATGTTTGGGTCGATGCACCTATTGGTTATATGTCGAGTTTTGAAAACTACATCAAAACCAAACGCCCAGATCTAAGTTTTGATGACTTTTGGAAAAAAGACAGCGACAAAGAAGTCTATCACTTCATCGGTAAAGACATCGTTTACTTTCACGCACTGTTCTGGCCTGCAATGCTTGAAGGTGCAAACTACCGCACTCCATCAGGTTTGTTCGTGAATGGTTTCTTGACCGTGAACGGTCAAAAAATGTCGAAATCTCGCGGTACATTCATCAAAGCTGAAACTTATTTACAGCACTTGAATCCTGAATATTTACGCTACTACTTTGCGTCTAAGCTGTCTGACAAAGTTGAAGATTCAGATTTGAATTTGGATGACTTCGTACAGAAAGTGAATTCTGACCTTGTCGGTAAAGTGGTGAATATTGCCAGCCGTTGTGCAAAATTCATTAACAGCAATTTCAATAATACGCTTTCTAACACTTGTGTTGAGCCTGAATTGGTTCAAAGCTTTATTGATGCGGGCGATTCAATTGCGCAAGCCTATGAAGCACGTGAATTCTCTGCCGCTATCCGTGAAATCATGGCGCTTGCGGACAAAGCGAATCAATATATTGATGAGAAAAAACCGTGGGCTCTTGCAAAGCAAGAAGGTCAAGAACAACAAGTTCATGATGTTTGCTCAGTCGGTATCAACTTATTCCGTCAGCTTGCAATTTACTTAGCTCCAGTGCTTCCAACACTTGCTGCACAGGTTCAAGCCTTCTTACAACTTGAAAGCTTTGACTTTGCATCTCGTCAGAAAATCCTAGTTGCGCATGAAATTGCTCAATTCCAACCACTTATGCAGCGTGTTGATCCTAAAGCAGTTGCAGCGATGGTTGATGCATCGAAAGATTCTTTAGCTGCTGCGGCAGAAGCGCCAAAAGTAGAGAAGAAAAAAGAAAAGAAAGCCGAGAAAAAGCCTGAACCAAAAGTGGGTGAAGCTGAAATTATTGGTATTGAAGACTTTATGAAAGTTGACCTCCGTGTAGCTGAAGTTTTAGAAGCAGCAACAGTTGAGGGTTCTGATAAATTACTTCAATTAACTTTAAATGTAGGTGAAGCTGAACCACGCAATGTGTTTAGCGGTATCCGTGAGTTTTATCAACCAGAAGACTTAAAAGGCAAACTGGTGGTGATGGTTGCGAACCTTGCACCACGTAAAATGCGTTTTGGTATTTCTAACGGTATGGTACTTGCCGCAGGTAATGGCGAAGGTGTTTGGGTGATTTCACCTGAATCTGGTGCTAAAGCTGGTGATAAAGTGTCTTAA
- a CDS encoding MBL fold metallo-hydrolase: protein MKKTALLLSALFLSSVPLLTHAETSKTLPVIEQQKQVAGYYHHQVGDVQITALLDGTNFMSPSLFKDISPQQVQHILKKYYADQDKGVQTSINAFLVNTGKSLVLVDSGAESCFGAHLGSILKNLVASGYKPEQVDTILLTHLHPDHVCGISQKSTANFPNATVYVSDEEAKYWLDPKQVTKLPKDKQANYLGTVEKIKEAIAPYQAKQRFKTFKLGDEIQGFKVINTAGHTPGHYSYELKTKDQSVVFIGDIVHSHTVQFDKPETAIEYDIDPKKAVQTRLKQFANFAKNGQTIAAPHLPFPGIGHIYSADQKSYQWIPVHFKD from the coding sequence ATGAAAAAAACTGCCCTACTCCTTTCAGCATTATTCTTAAGCAGCGTTCCTTTACTCACTCATGCAGAAACAAGCAAAACCCTGCCAGTCATTGAACAACAAAAACAAGTTGCGGGCTACTATCACCACCAAGTCGGTGATGTACAAATTACCGCCCTGCTGGATGGTACCAACTTTATGTCACCAAGCTTGTTTAAAGATATTTCACCGCAACAAGTCCAGCACATCTTAAAGAAATACTATGCAGATCAAGACAAAGGCGTGCAAACCTCGATTAATGCTTTTCTCGTCAATACTGGCAAATCATTGGTTTTAGTCGATAGCGGTGCAGAAAGTTGTTTCGGCGCGCATCTTGGTTCTATTTTGAAAAACCTAGTTGCTTCAGGATATAAACCTGAACAAGTCGATACGATTTTACTCACTCATTTGCACCCAGATCATGTGTGTGGCATTAGTCAAAAAAGCACTGCCAATTTTCCTAATGCGACAGTCTATGTCTCAGATGAAGAAGCTAAATATTGGTTAGATCCGAAACAAGTAACAAAACTACCAAAAGACAAACAAGCCAACTACTTAGGTACAGTCGAAAAGATCAAAGAAGCTATTGCACCCTATCAAGCCAAGCAACGTTTCAAGACCTTCAAGCTCGGTGATGAAATCCAAGGATTCAAAGTCATCAACACGGCAGGACATACACCGGGGCACTACAGTTATGAGTTAAAAACTAAAGACCAAAGTGTAGTATTCATTGGCGATATTGTTCATTCTCATACCGTGCAATTTGATAAACCCGAAACTGCGATTGAATATGATATTGATCCGAAAAAAGCAGTACAAACCCGTTTAAAACAATTTGCGAATTTTGCAAAAAATGGCCAAACCATCGCTGCACCACATTTACCATTTCCGGGTATTGGGCATATTTACTCAGCAGATCAGAAAAGCTATCAATGGATTCCCGTACATTTTAAAGATTAA
- a CDS encoding TetR/AcrR family transcriptional regulator, producing MIKRQQRAIQNRDELLHAAEEIFRIHGVHVPLQTIIDHAGVGRATFYRNFADRKALIVALLEQAMTRLEDHVQALQAFDDGFLRLIESYVEQVPHLIVLIDYWRIVDRHDPIMLNIYARRDKALQPLINQAIQHKLCRPDLTPQDFSMIVGILGSSFQGHTASDQVQLAKRAIELLLNGIKI from the coding sequence ATGATCAAACGTCAGCAACGTGCGATTCAAAATCGTGATGAATTGCTCCATGCCGCAGAAGAGATTTTTCGAATCCATGGCGTGCATGTTCCTTTACAAACCATCATTGACCACGCAGGTGTGGGACGTGCAACGTTTTATCGTAATTTTGCTGACCGTAAAGCATTGATTGTGGCTTTACTCGAACAAGCCATGACCAGACTCGAAGATCATGTGCAAGCTTTACAGGCTTTTGATGATGGCTTTCTTCGCTTAATCGAAAGCTATGTTGAACAAGTTCCCCATCTCATTGTCCTTATTGATTACTGGCGTATTGTTGATCGTCATGACCCAATCATGTTAAACATTTATGCACGGCGTGATAAAGCACTACAACCACTAATTAACCAAGCCATACAACATAAACTGTGCCGTCCTGATCTTACACCACAAGATTTTTCTATGATTGTGGGAATCTTAGGTTCCTCATTTCAAGGACATACTGCTTCAGATCAAGTTCAGTTAGCCAAACGAGCAATAGAATTATTATTAAACGGCATTAAAATTTAG